From Nicotiana tabacum cultivar K326 chromosome 15, ASM71507v2, whole genome shotgun sequence, the proteins below share one genomic window:
- the LOC107798885 gene encoding LOW QUALITY PROTEIN: uncharacterized protein LOC107798885 (The sequence of the model RefSeq protein was modified relative to this genomic sequence to represent the inferred CDS: deleted 2 bases in 1 codon), whose product MESSTLLDYAVFQLSPERSRCELFVSSDGNTEKLASGLLKPFVTHLKVAEEQAALAVQSIKLEVKGRKNSETWFTKGTLGRFVRFVSTPEVLELVNILDVEMSQLEAARRIYSPGEGYQFSSTGSGGSGVMVAVDATKKELLRAIDVRLTAVRQDLTSASSRAAAAGFNLDTVSELQMFADQFGAHRLNEACNKFISLTERRPDLINPWKEVQRDNQAVRCSYGSDMSIDDDPAISNQPPTLSHSTSRGSYSIKQQQHPQHLDQYMPSECQQPTPLLQHSRESSVESEGKSKERDVIVEKVKEDDTSSQQAESAELSRHKRRLSVQDRISLFENKQKESSGSVGKPLVGKPVELRRLSSDVSAPPVVEKAVLRRWSGASDMSIDLSGDKDTESPQCTPSSASVSQSKSKGQKASVLTDRVSFGGSNSCSVPSMVGDSRLNEQTDANSRVTYTNEKEEFVGAERLTGSCGDIDDSSEFTSNSNSRIFDSDGWKDQACGKTKSITLIRRAEEKSLKNQLEPEGQFLTSPESKSDQIALTSNSEFTGSQGGNELGGSKVRLVHQVPGLKNGGAQQEPESVQAKIQNHQEVLGSGNHSVSQLRDKVSQRTTERTLCSWIVVRLEVAESFAAKGVENNSPYLQSRGRSPGETEEVEKDEVAPYEKLAGASASKGKDFRQQLMKLKKLGASAQQIKKAQDSRAESNSGTSDMLVSGKLFMEAQEGPKSFFTPPIGQVQRVRQSKGNQELNDELKMKANELEKLFTEHKLRASEDQSNSTRKSKASDMQRRPVATSSNRKPVIDNALVQFSVNYMLNERAASSDDIDRSAITPLTKEADNQTYGDVLNMTSSELSFSDSSRGKFYEKYMQKRDAKLREEWNSKRAEKEAKLKALEDSLERSIAEVKGKFAGSTDKDSAVSGARRRAERLQSYNSRSILRRDQQRLVFEQSDEEEGMSEFPKQKKYEDRSFDETSIGEDGSRSTQNKKLLPVKTFSSSSPRTSIVTIPRSAGKAATSTSSRRRYQSDNPLAQSVPDFSNIRKETTKSSSSVGKITRSQSRNYTRDKSSNEGISLVKEDKSRRSQSSRKSSANVGEFREASPLSSEGFLAPLRFEKDEMDQSLSDTFLRRLDSKTFLIKGKDPVFSTRGCLTKKGASIISKVEDNEYEYNDMVIEPEDAPDRVQGKEEEEFKNAKAEVQENFDNWEPRLSHDSEKMVTSGSENGDVLRSSSQVDSAFEAVLPSVVPSEFLSGGIVQDSLGESHRSWNLHAHRPFSYAQEMSDVDASMDSPLGSPVSWNSQSLSQTEIDAARIRKKWGMTQKPMFVANSGQSQSRKDTARGFKQLLKFGKKNRGTDNLVDLISATTSRGDDYTEDGCDPYNRSSEDLRKSRMGLSQGHPPDDSLYEDEFCSEQVQSLRASIPAPPANFKLREDHLSGSSIKAPKSFFSLSTFRSKGSDSKPR is encoded by the exons ATGGAATCCAGTACGCTGCTTGATTATGCGGTGTTCCAGCTATCACCAGAACGCTCTCG ATGTGAATTGTTTGTTTCCAGTGATGGAAACACGGAGAAACTGGCATCAGGATTATTAAAGCCGTTTGTGACCCATTTAAAAGTTGCGGAAGAACAAGCTGCATTGGCAGTTCAGTCTATCAAGCTTGAAGTTAAAGGGCGCAAAAATTCTGAAACATGGTTCACAAAGGGAACTCTAGGAAG GTTTGTGAGGTTTGTTAGCACACCAGAAGTTTTGGAGCTTGTCAATATCTTAGATGTCGAAATGTCTCAGCTTGAAGCTGCCAGAAGAATATATTCCCCG GGAGAAGGATATCAGTTTAGTAGCACAG GAAGTGGTGGATCTGGAGTTATGGTAGCAGTTGATGCAACAAA GAAGGAGTTACTGAGAGCTATTGATGTGAGGCTTACTGCAGTTCGACAGGACTTAACTTCAGCTTCTTCTCGTGCAGCAGCTGCTGGGTTCAATCTAGACACAGTATCAGAGCTTCAAATGTTTGCAGACCAGTTTGGTGCCCATCGCTTGAA CGAAGCATGCAACAAATTTATATCCTTGACAGAGAGGCGGCCAGACTTGATCAACCCATGGAAAGAGGTGCAAAGAGACAATCAAGCTGTTCGGTGCTCTTATGGATCAGACATGTCCATTGACGATGACCCTGCTATTTCCAACCAGCCACCCACTCTGTCCCATTCTACCAGTCGAGGATCCTATTCTATCAAACAGCAGCAACATCCCCAGCACCTTGACCAATATATGCCCTCAGAATGTCAGCAACCGACACCCCTTTTGCAACATAGCAGAGAATCAAGCGTGGAATCAGAAGGGAAGAGTAAGGAAAGGGATGTCATTGTTGAGAAAGTAAAGGAAGACGACACTTCTTCCCAGCAAGCCGAATCAGCTGAGCTTAGTAGACATAAAAGGCGGCTCAGCGTGCAGGATCGTATCAGCTTGTTTGAGAACAAGCAGAAGGAAAGTTCTGGGAGCGTCGGTAAGCCACTTGTTGGAAAACCTGTAGAGCTTCGGAGGTTGTCATCTGATGTCTCAGCCCCACCTGTCGTTGAAAAGGCGGTGTTGAGAAGATGGAGTGGTGCCAGTGACATGAGCATTGATTTGAGTGGGGACAAGGACACTGAGAGCCCTCAATGCACCCCATCTTCTGCCTCTGTTTCTCAGTCCAAGTCAAAGGGCCAAAAGGCATCAGTTTTGACTGATAGAGTAAGTTTTGGTGGCTCAAATTCATGTAGTGTTCCGTCTATGGTTGGTGATAGCAGATTGAATGAACAGACAGACGCTAATTCGAGGGTTACATACACAAATGAAAAGGAAGAATTTGTTGGAGCAGAACGATTAACTGGTTCTTGTGGGGATATTGATGATTCTTCTGAGTTTACCTCAAATTCTAATTCACGTATCTTTGATAGTGATGGATGGAAAGATCAAGCTTGCGGGAAGACTAAGTCAATCACACTTATTAGAAGGGCTGAGGAAAAGAGTCTGAAAAATCAACTGGAACCTGAAGGGCAGTTCCTCACATCCCCTGAGAGTAAGAGCGACCAAATTGCTTTGACTTCCAACTCAGAATTCACGGGGTCCCAAGGGGGTAATGAGCTTGGTGGAAGTAAAGTCCGATTGGTTCATCAGGTTCCTGGCCTGAAAAATGGTGGTGCTCAGCAAGAGCCTGAATCTGTGCAGGCCAAGATTCAGAATCATCAGGAGGTACTTGGATCAGGTAATCATTCGGTTTCACAATTACGAGATAAGGTCTCTCAAAGGACTACAGAGAGGACTCTGTGCAGTTGGATAGTAGTT AGATTAGAAGTTGCAGAATCTTTTGCTGCTAAAGGCGTCGAAAATAATTCTCCTTATCTTCAATCAAGAGGGCGATCACCTGGCGAAACTGAGGAAGTTGAAAAGGATGAGGTGGCTCCATATGAGAAATTAGCTGGTGCTTCTGCATCAAAGGGAAAGGATTTCAGACAACAACTAATGAAGCTTAAAAAACTAGGTGCTTCTGCTCAGCAGATCAAGAAGGCACAAGATAGCAGAGCTGAAAGCAATTCTGGAACTAGCGACATGCTGGTGTCTGGTAAATTGTTTATGGAGGCTCAGGAGGGACCCAAGTCATTTTTTACACCACCTATAGGGCAAGTTCAGAGGGTAAGGCAGTCAAAAGGAAACCAGGAGTTGAATGATGAGTTGAAAATGAAAGCGAATGAACTCGAGAAGCTTTTTACTGAGCACAAACTACGTGCCTCTGAAGACCAATCTAATTCTACCAGGAAAAGCAAGGCCAGTGACATGCAACGCCGGCCAGTTGCAACTTCTTCCAACAGGAAGCCTGTTATAGATAATGCTCTTGTTCAATTCTCTGTCAATTACATGTTGAATGAACGTGCCGCAAGTTCCGATGATATAGACAGATCTGCTATTACTCCACTGACTAAAGAGGCTGACAATCAGACTTATGGAGATGTTTTAAATATGACTTCCTCTGAGCTCAGTTTTTCAGATAGCTCTCGAGGAAAATTCTATGAGAAATATATGCAGAAAAGGGATGCAAAACTTAGGGAAGAATGGAATTCTAAGAGAGCTGAGAAGGAAGCCAAACTGAAGGCTCTGGAGGACAGCCTTGAGAGGAGTATAGCTGAGGTGAAGGGCAAGTTTGCAGGATCCACTGACAAGGACAGTGCTGTTTCTGGTGCCCGTCGACGTGCTGAGAGACTTCAATCATATAATTCGAGGTCAATTTTGAGGAGGGACCAG CAACGATTAGTTTTTGAGCAAAGTGATGAAGAAGAAGGTATGTCTGAATTTCCAAAGCAGAAAAAATATGAAGACAGGTCTTTTGATGAAACATCTATTGGGGAAGATGGTTCTAGAAGCACTCAGAACAAGAAACTTTTACCTGTCAAaactttttcttcatcctcaCCTCGCACCTCAATAGTCACTATTCCAAGGTCTGCCGGAAAAGCTGCTACTAGTACTTCAAGTAGACGAAGATATCAATCTGACAATCCTCTTGCTCAGTCTGTCCCAGACTTCTCTAACATCAGAAAGGAAACCACCAAGTCTTCTTCCTCAGTTGGTAAAATAACTCGTTCACAATCTAGAAACTATACCCGTGACAAAAGCTCCAATGAAGGAATTTCTCTTGTCAAAGAGGACAAATCACGGCGATCACAATCCTCGAGGAAAAGCTCTGCCAATGTgggagaatttagggaagcatctCCTTTGAGTTCAGAAGGTTTTTTGGCACCTCTCCGTTTTGAAAAGGACGAGATGGACCAAAGTCTCAGTGATACCTTTCTAAGAAGGTTAGACTCGAAGACGTTCTTAATAAAGGGTAAAGACCCTGTCTTCAGCACTAGAGGTTGTCTGACTAAGAAAGGGGCTTCTATCATATCTAAGGTTGAGGACAATGAATATGAATACAATGACATGGTCATTGAGCCTGAAGATGCCCCAGATAGGGTCCAGGGTAAAGAAGAGGAAGAATTTAAAAACGCGAAAGCTGAAGTTCAGGAAAACTTTGATAATTGGGAGCCAAGACTGAGTCATGATTCAGAGAAGATGGTGACCTCTGGCTCAGAAAATGGTGATGTTTTGAGATCATCTTCTCAGGTGGACTCTGCTTTTGAAGCTGTATTGCCTTCTGTTGTTCCTTCTGAGTTTCTTTCTGGTGGAATTGTACAAGATTCACTTGGAGAAAGTCACCGCTCATGGAATTTACATGCTCACCGCCCTTTTTCTTATGCTCAGGAGATGTCTGATGTTGATGCATCTATGGACTCGCCTTTGGGGAGTCCTGTGTCCTGGAATTCACAGTCTCTAAGTCAGACAGAGATTGATGCAGCTAGAATTAGGAAGAAATGGGGAATGACTCAGAAACCTATGTTTGTTGCAAATTCTGGTCAAAGTCAATCGCGCAAGGATACAGCCAGAGGATTTAAACAGttattgaaatttgggaagaaaaatcGTGGCACAGATAACTTAGTTGACTTGATTTCTGCAACTACCTCTCGAGGAGACGATTACACAGAAGATGGATGTGATCCTTATAATCGGTCTTCAGAAGATCTTAGAAAGTCAAGAATGGGCCTCTCGCAAGGGCATCCACCCGATGATAGCTTGTATGAGGATGAGTTTTGCAGTGAACAAG TTCAATCCTTGCGCGCTTCTATTCCAGCACCTCCAGCTAATTTCAAATTGCGGGAAGATCATCTGTCAGGGAGCTCAATTAAAG CTCCAAAGTCATTTTTTTCTTTATCGACATTCAGAAGCAAGGGAAGTGATTCAAAGCCAAGATAG